From the genome of Leguminivora glycinivorella isolate SPB_JAAS2020 chromosome Z, LegGlyc_1.1, whole genome shotgun sequence, one region includes:
- the LOC125241197 gene encoding peptidyl-prolyl cis-trans isomerase Fkbp12, with product MGVDIEVISPGNGSTYPKPGQTVVVHYTGTLADGKQFDCSRERGQPFKFTLGKGDVIKGWDRGIPKMSVGERARLICSPDYGYGSRGHPGVIPPNATLIFDVELLHVE from the exons ATGGGCGTCGATATTGAAGTTATCTCTCCCGGAAATG GATCTACATATCCAAAACCGGGTCAAACAGTAGTTGTTCATTACACGGGCACCTTAGCCGATGGAAAGCAGTTCGACTGTTCTAGAGAGCGTGGTCAACCCTTTAAGTTCACTCTTGGCAAAGGAGATGTAATCAAGGGATGGGACAGAGGTATTCCAAAA aTGTCAGTAGGTGAGAGGGCCCGATTAATCTGCTCACCTGACTATGGTTATGGCTCTCGAGGCCATCCAGGGGTCATCCCACCCAATGCTACTTTAATATTCGACGTTGAACTGCTTCATGTTGAATAG